TTCATACTTTTTTGATATAAAGAAAGGTCAGTTTAACTGGCCTCACAGATGTTCGTGATCTGGCGATGTATTTGTTAGATTTCACTCTATATAAATCAGTATTGTATTGATCTTCCAAAGCTGTTCATTTAGATGGAGACCTTTCCCAAAATGTCACCTCACAGTAGTGATGAATTTGGAGTGAAAATGAAGGTCCAAGTATACATTTCTTCATGTGCACACCATACGttctttttttattgtgtttttcaCACGCTTTAGGTACAAAAACACACTGGTGATGACTCACAGCTGCTAATGAGAAGCCTTCACAtcagctctctctcactgtctcacctTGACAATTACTATTCATTTGTGGAAAAGATTTATTGAGATACACTGAACTGAATACAGTCATAGACATGAACTTACTTGTAATCTCGGTTTGACTTAACACTATAAGGCATGCAATGCCTAATACACTGTATGCCTTTTGTGTTATCAGAATTATGGATTTTGACAAAGACATACCCGGTACCATACATATCCCACAAAACAATGAATTAGAATAAAGAAGAGGTAAACCATGCCTTATATCCCAAATAGGCAATCCACACCCACCCCTCTTGCTCATCTCCCCCCGACACTGCACGCACACGGAAAAAACAGTTTAATTTACCCACTGATAGAGTACCAGTTCCCCTTTacattcattgaaaatgaatgaatgaacagcaTGAATTGGTATGCTGATGTAGCCAggctgcaccctcctagtgacgcaacaccttgggCATTGCTTCTagccaggccaagagcaatacaaatatcaataCAATACAAATTTGTGAGCTCCAGAGATAATCCCACTCCGGAGATATTCCACctgctttgtcgggaagcaaccGACTTTCAGCAGCTCCAACGCCCCTGGaaagaggcgtgttcaaggcactGACCTGGTTtaggcagagacgttctattgggactacagtaagaaaatgtttggcataaactttggcacagccaaAGGCCACAGGCCTCGaacagtagcaaaccaagagaggcggGTCAACCACGCCGGTTAGGacacgttaattgttatgctctaggtcagaccaagtcttgaagacatttgaaagtcgacgataatcaggctaatgctgATGTCTAATCAGAACATCAGCAAGGATGACCACCCTAGGCTGCTGTGGCAGGCTACGTCCAGCAACACCAGCTGACCACATCAAATGTCCAGTTTTCAATGGCACGGCAAGCAAAACCATCATCATGTGTTACCCCATCATTTCATAAAGGTACAATATGATAAGAATCTGCACAAATTGTGATTCTTATGAAATGTGAAATTCTTATGAAATTACTGTTTCTACATTCAAAGGTCagtcaaatttgtgtgtgtgagagaattctAAAAACTGCACTCCATGTACTCACATGGTTAACCTTCTTCCTTAACATTAGAAAAGgtgaaaatggggaaaaaagtttaGTAATGAATGCAAAAAAACTGGAAGACATGATCTATAGAAATTATTTATTTCATCTGCAGCTCCCAatcctaacacatacacacatgcatgtgtgcatactctGTGTGTATTCACTTCAATCATTGTGAATATGTGATTACAAGTAATGTAagtatgtaatgtgtgtatgattttagtataCTTTCCTACCGCACAACATTTGGGCAGTCCTCCTTTTCCTTTAAAGCCACATCACAATGGAATGCCTGGTGACCTGAAGAGCTGTGGCTCGTTCAGGAGCTTTGAGTCACAGCTTAAACATGCTCTAAATAGCAGCCAAAAAATGTAACCACTAACATATGGTGATAATAATGTCTTATgggtatttttttatatttttttattgtttttatatttgtttgggtgggtgcaggtgggtgtgtgggtgggggtgggggtgcaggggacacgcagctctgaaggaggtgagaaaatggccagagggatccgtgtcacgactacaagactgctttgaaaccacagattgggacatgttcaaaacagctgccacccacagcaaccacattgacattgaggagtacacagacactgtgacctcctacatcacaaaatgcattgatgatgttacagaaataaaaacgcatcaccaccagaagccaaccagaagccatggttcacaggagacgttcaaagactgctgagggccagagacaaagccttcagagcaggagacgtagctggcctaaaagcagcaagagcaaacctgtcccagggcatcaggaaagcaaaaaaggaatactcggacaaaataacaacacacttcaaagacagcagagatgcacagagcctgtggcagggcatacaggccatcacggactataagcccgcaccacgaagctgtgacaacaacacctctctgctaaacgacctaaacagtttctttgcccgttttgaagcacaaaatgacactcatccacagaaaactccccctccccccatgatcaacccctgtacctgtcctctgccagtgtgaagaggacactggccaccatcaacccacgcaaagcagctggcccagacgacatacctggccgagtgttgaaggattgtgcagaagagctgaaggatgtcttcacagacatctttaacatctctctggagcaagcagtcatcccatcacttttcaaagctgctaccatcatacccgtgccgaagaaatcatcaccatcatgcttcaatgactaccgtcctgtagcacccacgccataatcatgaagtgcttcgaacggctagtcctgtcacacatcaaagccaccctaccccccaccctgaacccctaccagttcgcataccgagccaagcgatccacggaggatgcaatctgctctgccctccatccagccctcacccacttggacaataaagactcatatgtgagaatgctgttcattgacttcagctcagcattcaataccataataccacaacaactcatcagaaaactggacaaactaggtttcagcacctccctctgcaactggctgctggacttcctgatgcagagaccacaagcagtacgggtagggaataacacctcaagcaccctgaccctgagcacgggggctccgcaaggttgtgttctcagccccctgctgttcacgctgctgacacatgactgcacaacgacccacagcactaaccatctagtgaagtttgcggatgatacaacactggtgggcctcatcactaaggagactcactacagagaggaagaagacctgctggccagatggtgcatgGAAAACAACCTCCAACCAAGGAGaatgttgtcaactttcagatgTGCCAAAAACAAATGTCACCACTGATCATTGACGGTGAtgatgtggagagagtgagccacacaaaattccttggagtgcacatcagcgacgacctctcctggaccaccaacactacagcCCTGGCGAAGAAGGCCTAACAGCGACTCTACCtcttgcgcaaactgaagaaggcaagtgcaccctccatcatgacaacattctacagaggaaccatagagagcgtcgtgtccagctgcatcacagtgtggggaggaagctgcacggagaaaaacaggaagacactccagcgtgttgtgaacacagcgaagaagatcattggagtaccactcccctccctgcaggacatttacaccgcacgcctcaaccggaaagcactgatgatcatcaaagacacaagccaccctgcacacaaactgttcagcctcctgccctctggaaagaggtacaggcgcctccgttcccgtaccaccaggcttgcaagcagcacgatgcatcaaacaatcaagatactgaacactcaacccactctccctccactgtcagcctctagccagccaggccactgacaacccccccctccctcatccccaccaccatatctgcgactgaacattccacctgcactactacatctgtgactgaactttcaacctgcactaactcaaaacatacacatgcacacacacacactatacacacacacacacacacacacacacacacacacacacacacacacacacacacacacaagcacactgcactttctgcactacacccaaacatacacacactgacacacaacacatactcacacacatacacacacacacacacacacacacacacacacatacacaggtacacacacacagacgcacaccgcactttctacctgcactaaacacacacacacacacacacacacacacacacacacacacacacgcacacacgcacacaaaacacatacaaacacacacacacacatactgctgctggtgtatttaataaaaacctttttttaattatttatttcttcaaatgctactattactatgtcagaacgctataaaggacttttagaaaaaagaacaacaaaatacctcctcttaatgtatgttctctacaagtcttctgttgtccagtcttgcactttaaatgtctgtatgagcaatgtccatgtatgagtactgtctatgtctatactgtctatgtccttacctagattagtctatgtctgcatgggagagcaagaaacgcaatttcaaattctttgtatgaccagtgcatgtaaagaaattgacaataaacttgacttgacttgacttgacttgatgagtgatttgtttattgttttattttaattaGTTTTTTTATAGCTTTACTTAATTAttctattgtattttattttgttttaatgtcagggactacagatgcCAATTAGCCGACGGCTAACTCTGGTACAGTGCATTAAATGGAAACATttaataaactgaattgaattgaaaaaagTAGATAGGAAGACCACAGGGTAACTATTTTACTACAGGACTACAGCATTCTACAGCAATAGAATGTTCCATTTGGTCATGGTGATGCTATCAGAGACAGTCCATTCTGAGTGAATCTTTGATGCTATcatcagagattctaggagtattatggagATATGCCAACGCAACAGGTTGCTAtaatgggcacctaacgtgactggtcttcctaaaggggcgtgtcatgaTACTCCTAGAATGAGTAGGACAGTCAGAGATGATCTATATGCAATTATTATCtatcattattatattattatcataattattattattatctattaGAATGGAGAATCTTTGGGACAGTCCTTAGGCccaatcccccctccccccccccccttgcaacagtagaacccggaaacaatgggccaacggaacgtctctcttatccagtctctctgctatCATCTTTACCTTTATGATGTCAGTGATGACATATTGGAATGTTCATTGAATGCAGCCCAAGTTAATCCAGTCGACCATTCTCATACACCTCTGCATTTTTTAAGGAGGAAAACAGCCTTTTCTGTACAGAAaagattcatttttttatttgatgaAGTTGGTTCCTTGCAGAAGATGAAGGAAGGTCAGTATATTCAGTTAAATACTCAATAGACTACTATACATCTTATAAAATCTCTCTAAGTCTAAATATAGACAGAAACTGTGTGCATTTTGTAGACATGTgtctgacattttcaggcccagaGGATCCTTTCCAGTATGAGCCTGGACCTGGGTCTTCATTACCCTCTGATGGACCAAGCTCATCTCAACCATTTACTGTGCAGGAATATATTTCCAACCTCTCTGAGGAGTGAGTTGTGCTTCTGATATGTTGCTATCTAAATCAAAATTTTATTATTTGTGATTCTTATGCCCCATATTgtaccttaaaggaacagtccgcctcatttcaagaaattgcttaTGTAAGTCCCAGTAAAAATGataatacataggatttttcgtctatgtgtttgcattgcctagtttaacagtatagccaaattaagtgcGCAATGCAAGTCCATGGGAGCAAACTAAACATCATCAAATAtacaaaacagctatttaatcccgtcctgtgattcCTTTGTGGCTTGAcactaatgctcccatttacttccagtgattatgctaagctatgcatATAATTttgataccaataaatctaagtactgaaaacactgagaagaaaatgatatgcacattcatgaaaaatgctgggaaatactgcaaatatgtgaaaatcaaaaaagggtggactgttccttttaaGGTAAAGTGTGGGATTGTCCAGAATATGCATTACAGCTATGCTTCCCATTGCATTCATGCTGCCCGTACCCCAAATTTGTTTTTTGATGAATATTTATAATCTATAATCAAATAATTTACAAGTTAGttaaataataagtaggcctacagtatgtcatgTCTATTACTGGACATTCGTcacaaggttatcttccacacacgcgctcttctgtcttgttggtgcgtctctgaagtaatctagtagtaggaaatggatcgcactcaatttttcttctttcttgttgttttctttttattttaacattgcagggactggcatgacagacgtttcggctgcacagagccttcttcagtgtgacacgtcatgtcagtccctgcaatgttaaaataaaaagaaaacaacaagaaagaataaaaattgagtgcgatccatttcctattactggaaattcaaaatgacagtcaTGGGAAAGACCCACTTTTTTATGTATGACATTGAGGGCAGTGTAAAATACtcgagaaaaagaaaacatttttgaatgggcagaaTAAAATTCTTGAATTAAACCTGCCGTCAGCATGATTTTTGTTATGGCATCTGGATTTCAAAGCTGCACATGAAATTAGATGCAAACCCCATTCCTACTTGCCAATTGTAGACTCCCCCCATCCCACAGATTGGTTTATTTAGATATTCTGTTAAAATGTACCAATTacatttccttctctttttcatttttaaCAGGGACTGGATGGCTTTCAGCAGCCTGTTGAACCCCCCTGTCAGTATTGATACTCTCACACTATTTTCATATTGTTATTTAATTATTAGTTTTGTTGTATGTTATAGGATCAACTTTGTGTGAAAAAATATTTCTGTTGATTCCAGATGTCAAGGTGCCAGTTTGTGGAGATTTGTCAGACTGTGCTGAAGGtggccagctccagctccatggGTATGATTCTACCAGTTTTTTCATGTATGGAGAGAGATCTGGAGTGCTACTCATACAGCCCCTCAAGGTAACAGAAAGGAACATATGAATCAATCCCATACACAGGCCTGAACTGATAAtgtggcatacaggacatttcctggtgggcagaGAGAACCTAGGGGCAGATGCTCAAGGTTTTTTGTGCCTTTCCTTCGAGACTGGACGGCCCACAATGTAGGCCTAGGGGGTCCAGCAAAAATAACCTTGTATTGGTCCCAGTGCCAGTCGTGGACACACATCTGGAGATAGAAAAATGCACTttacaaaaaatgtaaaaaataataaattacaTACCAAACTAAAACAAATTTCTAAATAAGTTTAACATTTGGCACGCTCTTCCTTATGACAGGTCTAAGAGTGCAGGTTCGTCCTCCTCAGATAAGATCACTGGAGCTCCGACAGGTCTGGGCGGCATGCTGCGGATGCAAGGCGCCATGGCAGCCTTCCACAAGTGCACTGCAGCATGGCGCCGTCCTGTCTCAGCTCTTGCTAATGTGGTCCGTCCTCCCTCCATGACTAAGCTTCGCGTTTACCTTGCCAAGCGCAGACCTTCTCCTGACCTGACTGATGTTGTCACCGTGACGCGTCCTCCCACTGTGACTGAGCTTCGGGTTTACAGCGCCAATCGCATGCCTTCTCCTGATCTGCCTGAAGTTGCTAGTGTGCTGCGACATGAGGAGGAATCCCATGACCCAACAGGCATCGACAGGATAGTGGAAAGAGTGTTGTCCAATGAAGGCATCGACTACGTCGCCAAACACCTGGTTGGCCAAATGCTTGGTGTTCTTCAGGAGGGTAGGCCGTCTGCGACTACAGGCAAATGCAGCCCCAGCTCACAGCTCACTGAGATGTACTCTTATGCAGAGGCAGCGATCAAAGACCTGCTCCAGCCTTATTTCCTGCCTCTTGTGGCTCATGCTGCTTCTGTGGACAGTGCAGGATTGAGACCTGCTGCTTCTGCAGCCCCTAATGCAGTAGATGGTGTTCAAGCCAAAGCAAATGCTGAGGATGCAGCATGTTCTCAGAGCAGGGCCCAAAGCTCCAGGTCCAGCACTGCCAGCTGTGAGCTGGACATGACCCAGCCAGACTCGTCCGCATTGCGGGTGCGCGCCAGCATGGTGAGCTTCTTCACCGATCTGATGGTCAACCAGATGATGGACAAGCTTTCCTTGGACGTACCTGCGCATCGGGACGCTGCAGACGAATCAGATGCAAGAAGTGCAAGAGGTCCCGAGGGCTGCTTGACCAGTGTCCTCATGTTGCGTCTGTTGGCAAAcatgagggatggagggagatccTCCGTTGATAAGGGAATGCTTCAAGAGCTCATCGACAAAATCCTGTCAGAGTTCCGAAGCGGTGCCTCTGGAGTGCCAAACGTCCATGGGTATTTGAACAACGCCAGGATTCAGAACATCAACAGGACCATGGAGAAGTTTCTGCTGAAGGAGTTTGGCTCCAAAAACATCCTGCAGAGAGCAGCGAACCCAAAGGATGACTCGTTTAACACGACCTTTCTGGCAAAGTTGAGCGAAGTCTTGAATGCAGATGTCACTGGTGCCTCATCTGCCCTCAGGGGTTCATTTCACCTCGGGTCAGGAGCCAAAGCAACAGGTGGAATGAAAACAGGGAAGAAATCCAAATTTGGAGTCAAGGTACAGTTAGAAAacttttttatataggcctacatatatatataaactttaaaGAATTTCAGTCTCCCTTTTTGACACCAATGTGGCGTGTGAGCAACTTTCTCCCTCATTTACTACGTAGCTACCAAATAGACGAAAGCGAAGCTCAAAGGTGTCTCCGATCAATGTTGGTGCTGACAAGTGTAGGTTTTTATGAGTTTTAAGAGGTTCTTTCTGTATTTATTTTAAtagtgattattttattttaataatcCCTTTAGCGGCCTCTGCTTTTATTTATCATTGCTTATTTCCACTCTCCCCTACAGGTCAACAAACTGTTACACCTGCTCCATCCAGGAACACCTCTGCTGCAGATGCTCACAAAGTGAAGCCTCGTAAACGTTCCTGGATCAAGAAGCTATTCACCTGCTGCGTCTCCCAGGGAACTCAATTTTAAACAAACCCCACACATCCAACACCACCTAAAAGCTGtttcctccatccccatccattCCATATCCATaatgtcaacacacacaaaattatatTTTGAGATGTAACAGAGAAAACCACTTATcacctcacaaaacacacacacaagcaatactaaaacaaataaattaaacCCCAACAAGACGTTGTCTCTTTGTCCATGTTTTCAATTGAAATGACATATTGCAGATTTTGTGTAAGTCCAGTAAAAAATCGATTTTATGGTCCAGTAACTTTAGGATGAGTATTTAGTGTTACTCTGTTGACTTAGTCTTAGGTCAGTTGAATTTGGGGTTGTGCAagtattagattttttttttaattcctctcAGTTTAAAATGTTGGCCTCAATGACTGTACTCTGTAATACATGGTTAGCCTACTTTGCTTGATGAAATCAACATGTATTACTCTACCAACTATACGGTTATACAAATATTCCTAAAATTATTTGTTTAATCTGCAGCCCCcgaatcccaacacacacacacacacacacacacacacacacacacacacacacacacacacacacacacacacacagagaaaatgttGTGGAAAAAACAGTCAAACAGCAATCCATCAGCTGGTGACACATTtttacgatacgatatgatatgatatgatatgatatgatatgatatgatatgatatgatcactgttgggaaagttactcaaaaactgtaatgcactacttattacatgttactgtcatttaaaagtaatgccttacattacgacattactttttttttaaagtaaggcattacactacttttgcattacttttagttactttagccaaaatgactggaaataaggatttggcaatctacagtgcaaatctatgaggtggcatgactttcacctgccatccacaagtcgttttggaagcctgcagactgaaaaccaacattttcaggaattgcgtcttacccacatacaataaggcctaagaaaaataaaagtttggttccggttggttgtcaggtttggtcatcgtccggtctgatttttttttttatttccaatttttttttcaatttcttttttttttatgtccgaccccccaaccccccacatgcaccAGATTTTGTCagaaacgttgttgaacaatgccaaggacgatggagttgaggcttgataagtacagctgaagctacaatgaaatataataagcattaatatgagccaagaggcctataatattttatttcaaattgatttatttcaattttagtgatgtttagttgaacaaaagtgaggggggtgcaacatactcatccccccgtcggatagcctaccctgccgtgtccctgtctcgtgcgaatgggatgcatcccctcctttcctgactaatttggtggtgctatggcacctcttcacagggccggttataagcataggccggctaggcggtcgcctagagcgcaatgtgaagaaggagcgccgaaatggcgctctctgatgcgtaattttgcgatatggagttttttttatgaagtcgcaatcaacaaagcgtggcgaaagcgctcctcacggcaaagcgcccctcagccaatagtaatatcgctttcaactgtctctgggaagtttgtgaaccaataaacagacagtcctgagaaagggggcgggactagTGACAACGTgcaatctattttgaatttggagactcattcgagagacagagggcaagcgcgaacagcaatgctgctctgctgggtggagaattgttatgttctcattaaaccagtcattgcatgatgcaggtgttgcagagggtgttttggaagtatgtggtttaatcagcaaccgtttgtggtaatgtaaagcctaatagttatgaggctactgtttggaattagagggaaaaagagctttgcttttgatctgagaaatcgctagttagcatgctaacattagccaagtatgccaagcaatgaaatctaGTAAAGTAggtgttagtagcctactcactaacacccacctgacatcataatacttgcttaggttgaccagcaatgtaaagtaagaccggtgccatgtttaaaacaagttacgctgccatatctccttccatccacttgaatgaattacctgcttgttgtaagcttaaaaaaaaaaacattgtttccagaccagaatgacatataggcctacattaatcatgtaagagaaccatgcacagcatgttttcatgctgagtgatgtagtattgcagacaagtgaggctatttactatattttgtatgttatgaaattcaaaagcgtgacagcttttctccctttctctcaccctgtccctccggttcaaacacatagatagcccccttctcattctcctactcacaaatgcaccactatttccagtacagaaatgaaattggtttggaatcatagacagcacaaatgtgtagcttattaaaattgttatgctgccatgctttgtgatgctgtaggtagtgtagataggctatcaatgcagacctccttggtaggcctattgtctacacatgcatttgacatgcaaatgtactgtaccactctcctggcatttcaattccattttacaattcaaacatattgataacctccctctcatctggggttggaggcaccaccaccattacatccaagactccacacagtgaaggtactttcatgcgactcaatctgatgtgttggtcggctgtccaaaagaaccagaaatccatttgatgcaaaacagttattgttcttgatgctatttagttaagcttactaccggtattactcttgtgttctgtaaggtataaaaaaaggggggggggcgccagaactcaaactcgcctagggcgccaaataagccagaaccggccctgcctcttcaaatcgtcaaattgtttgtaggctactgtttttcgacgtggaaagcggtttgggtttcaagtacagtgtgcatttaacttaaatgttcttggcgtccttattttcaatggagtcaaagtagtgggcatatacccatcttgaaaacgagcaagctggatcttctggatcggtcatcctttgtcagcctgccatttcgagagacgaagcgtgaaagaggaagcaatgttctgcgtgaaactttaaaatctctgcgcggacgtaggctatcgtaggcaattGCTGATCtcacggtgatccgcgaacattgtataaagaaaacaaaatacccacacaaaatttaggtgaaaaaaatgcgttgtaatgtgcaagttacttgcattgtaacgaggacatattaccgattttttcgcctgtaatcagttacattactgcgttactcaaaaagctaatgcattacagtaattagttacttttgtaacgagttactcccaacactggatatgatatgatatgatatgatatgatatgatatgatatgatatgatatgatatgatatgatattcaACTTCACTGCTCTtgcacgtaggcctactgtatgaacaCATCATGAAATGCAGTTTAGCAGTGGGGTCTGTCCTGAACACTCAAACTATAGACAAAGAGCTTCTAAATAA
This genomic interval from Engraulis encrasicolus isolate BLACKSEA-1 chromosome 16, IST_EnEncr_1.0, whole genome shotgun sequence contains the following:
- the LOC134466487 gene encoding uncharacterized protein LOC134466487, giving the protein MKEGPEDPFQYEPGPGSSLPSDGPSSSQPFTVQEYISNLSEEDWMAFSSLLNPPMSRCQFVEICQTVLKVASSSSMGMILPVFSCMERDLECYSYSPSRSKSAGSSSSDKITGAPTGLGGMLRMQGAMAAFHKCTAAWRRPVSALANVVRPPSMTKLRVYLAKRRPSPDLTDVVTVTRPPTVTELRVYSANRMPSPDLPEVASVLRHEEESHDPTGIDRIVERVLSNEGIDYVAKHLVGQMLGVLQEGRPSATTGKCSPSSQLTEMYSYAEAAIKDLLQPYFLPLVAHAASVDSAGLRPAASAAPNAVDGVQAKANAEDAACSQSRAQSSRSSTASCELDMTQPDSSALRVRASMVSFFTDLMVNQMMDKLSLDVPAHRDAADESDARSARGPEGCLTSVLMLRLLANMRDGGRSSVDKGMLQELIDKILSEFRSGASGVPNVHGYLNNARIQNINRTMEKFLLKEFGSKNILQRAANPKDDSFNTTFLAKLSEVLNADVTGASSALRGSFHLGSGAKATGGMKTGKKSKFGVKLPNRRKRSSKVSPINVGADKCQQTVTPAPSRNTSAADAHKVKPRKRSWIKKLFTCCVSQGTQF